The Lysobacter gummosus genome includes a region encoding these proteins:
- the glpD gene encoding glycerol-3-phosphate dehydrogenase — translation MTEQVPTADLLIVGGGINGAAIARDAAGRGLSVLLCERDDIASHTSSASTKLIHGGLRYLEQFEFALVGKALAERKRLLRMAPHIIWPLRFVLPHQPHLRPAWMIRIGLFLYDRLGGRRGRGLPGSRSVNLRKHIAGRPLQDDFVRGFVYSDAWVQDARLCVLNAMDASERGATVLTRTACVSATRGEHDWQVQLRGADGAPRTVRARALVNATGPWAARFLDEVAHVPHNHTLRLIKGSHIVVPKLFDHDHAYIFQQPDRRIVFAIPYEHDYTLIGTTDVDYREDPSSPRIDQAETQYLCEAASRYFKRPIRPDDVVWTYSGVRPLLDDDSDQASEITRDYLLTLDRQGAPLLNVFGGKLTTSRKLAEEACDTLSPLFGAPRPAWTGGAPLPGGDLPDANFEAFHEDFSLRRPWLPDALALRLCRNYGSRALRIVESCSHLEELGERFGSDLYAAEVDYLIDFEWARTAEDILWRRSKLGLRIDAQGQRRLQEYVAMRLGGADGEV, via the coding sequence ATGACCGAGCAAGTACCCACGGCCGACCTGCTGATCGTCGGCGGCGGCATCAACGGCGCGGCGATCGCGCGCGACGCGGCCGGGCGCGGACTGTCCGTGCTGCTGTGCGAGCGCGACGACATCGCCTCGCATACCTCCAGCGCCAGCACCAAGCTCATCCACGGCGGCCTGCGCTACCTCGAACAATTCGAGTTCGCCCTGGTCGGCAAGGCCCTGGCCGAACGCAAGCGCCTGCTGCGCATGGCGCCGCACATCATCTGGCCGCTGCGCTTCGTGCTGCCGCACCAGCCGCATCTGCGCCCGGCCTGGATGATCCGCATCGGCCTGTTCCTGTACGACCGCCTCGGCGGACGGCGCGGACGCGGGCTGCCGGGGTCGCGCTCGGTCAACTTGCGCAAGCACATCGCCGGGCGGCCGCTGCAGGACGATTTCGTCCGCGGCTTCGTCTACTCCGACGCCTGGGTGCAGGACGCGCGCCTGTGCGTGCTCAATGCCATGGACGCCAGCGAGCGCGGCGCCACCGTGCTCACCCGCACCGCCTGCGTGTCGGCGACGCGCGGCGAACACGACTGGCAGGTGCAATTGCGCGGCGCCGACGGCGCGCCGCGCACGGTGCGCGCACGCGCCCTGGTCAACGCCACCGGCCCGTGGGCGGCGCGTTTTCTCGATGAAGTCGCGCATGTCCCGCACAACCACACGCTGCGCCTGATCAAGGGCAGCCATATCGTCGTGCCCAAGCTGTTCGATCACGACCACGCATACATCTTCCAACAGCCCGATCGCCGCATCGTGTTCGCAATTCCCTACGAACACGACTACACCCTGATCGGCACCACCGACGTCGATTACCGCGAAGACCCGTCGTCGCCGCGCATCGACCAGGCCGAAACCCAATACCTGTGCGAGGCCGCCTCGCGCTATTTCAAACGGCCCATCCGCCCCGACGACGTCGTCTGGACTTACAGCGGCGTGCGGCCGCTGCTCGACGACGACAGCGACCAGGCCTCGGAAATCACCCGCGATTACCTGCTCACCCTCGATCGCCAGGGCGCGCCGTTGCTCAACGTGTTCGGCGGCAAGCTGACCACCTCGCGCAAGCTCGCGGAAGAAGCCTGCGACACGCTCTCGCCCTTGTTCGGCGCGCCGCGTCCGGCCTGGACCGGCGGCGCGCCGCTGCCCGGCGGCGATCTGCCGGACGCGAACTTCGAGGCGTTTCACGAGGATTTCAGCCTGCGCCGGCCGTGGCTGCCCGACGCGCTGGCGCTGCGCCTGTGCCGCAACTACGGCAGCCGCGCGCTGCGGATCGTGGAGAGTTGCTCGCATCTGGAAGAACTGGGCGAACGGTTCGGCTCGGATCTGTACGCGGCCGAAGTGGATTATCTGATCGACTTCGAATGGGCGCGGACGGCCGAGGATATTTTGTGGCGGCGCTCGAAGCTGGGGTTGCGGATCGATGCGCAGGGGCAGCGTCGGCTGCAGGAATATGTCGCGATGAGGTTGGGGGGCGCGGATGGCGAGGTTTAA
- a CDS encoding efflux RND transporter permease subunit: MKWVYFMRFNLSEWALRHRSLIVYAMLVLALAGAMSYLRLGRSEDPAFTFKVMVVRTLWPGATAEEVSRQVTERIEKKLMETGEYEFIRSYSRAGESQVIFAARDSMRSKEIQPLWYQVRKKIGDIRPTLPSDVIGPFFNDEFGDTFGNIYALTGEGFDYAVLKDYAERVQLALQSQQDVGKIELFGVQDEKIWVELSNVKLSTLGIPAQAVQDALNQQNALVAAGFFETASSRVPIRVGGQFTSVDQIKQFPIRVGDRTFRLGDVAEVRRGFSDPPQPRMRFMGEDAIGIGVSMKQGGDILKLGKTLESEFANLQKTLPAGMQLRKVADQPAAVEESVGEFVRVLAEAVAIVLLVSFFSLGLRTGLVVALSIPLVLAMTFAVMDFFGVGLHKISLGALVLALGLLVDDAIIAVEMMAIKMEQGFDRLRAAAFAWDSTAFPMLTGTLITAAGFLPIATAASGTGEYTRSLFQVVTIALCVSWIAAVAFIPFLGDKLLPDHGHAAAPRPGSLAARWHDARSDLARRIPLLSSVIAPKEPVDHAHDPYESKFYVRFRRWVTWCVRRRWLVIGITIAAFIGSIVLFRFVPQQFFPDSVRPELMVDMELAEGSSLRQTTEQAQRLEALLKTRKDLANYVAYVGTGSPRFYLPLDQQLPAANFAQFVLMPKDLQAREALRSWIIKDVVPRFPELQLRVTRLENGPPVGYPVQFRVSGEHIDEVRKIAYKVREQIRANEHVANVNLDWDEPSKIVRLQVDQERARALGISSAQLSQFLSSSLSGSHISTYRESNELIEMLLRGPQEERLQLDMLGNLAVPTSNGRSVPLTQIATLEYGFEEGIIWHRDRLPTITVRADIYDGTQPASVMAQISPTLDGLRSQLPYGYSIEVGGSVEDSARGQKSINAGVPLFLFAVFTLLMLQLRSFSRSFMVLLTAPLGLIGVTLFLLIFRVPFGFVAMLGTIALAGMIMRNSVILVDQIEQDRGEGHEPWKAIVDATVRRFRPIVLTALAAILAMIPLSRSAFFGPMAVAIMGGLLVATALTLLFLPALYAAWFKVKVPDDGEQAAAPAPAA; the protein is encoded by the coding sequence ATGAAGTGGGTTTACTTTATGCGCTTCAACCTTTCCGAATGGGCTCTGCGTCATCGCAGCCTGATCGTCTACGCGATGCTGGTGCTCGCGCTGGCCGGCGCGATGTCGTACCTGCGCCTGGGCCGAAGCGAAGATCCGGCCTTCACCTTCAAGGTGATGGTGGTGCGCACGCTGTGGCCGGGCGCGACCGCGGAGGAAGTCTCGCGCCAAGTCACCGAGCGGATCGAGAAGAAGCTCATGGAGACCGGCGAGTACGAGTTCATCCGCTCGTATTCGCGCGCCGGCGAATCGCAGGTGATCTTCGCCGCGCGCGACTCGATGCGCTCCAAGGAGATCCAGCCGCTGTGGTACCAGGTGCGCAAGAAGATCGGCGACATCCGCCCGACCTTGCCCAGCGACGTGATCGGCCCGTTCTTCAACGACGAATTCGGCGACACCTTCGGCAACATCTACGCGCTGACCGGCGAGGGCTTCGACTACGCCGTGCTCAAGGACTACGCCGAACGCGTCCAGCTCGCCCTGCAAAGCCAGCAGGACGTGGGCAAGATCGAACTGTTCGGCGTGCAGGACGAAAAAATCTGGGTCGAGCTGTCCAACGTCAAGCTCTCCACCCTCGGCATTCCGGCGCAGGCGGTGCAGGACGCGTTGAACCAGCAGAACGCGCTGGTCGCGGCCGGGTTCTTCGAAACTGCGTCCAGCCGCGTGCCGATCCGCGTCGGCGGCCAGTTCACCTCGGTCGATCAGATCAAGCAATTCCCGATCCGCGTCGGCGACCGCACCTTCCGCCTGGGCGATGTGGCCGAAGTGCGGCGCGGCTTCTCCGATCCGCCGCAGCCGCGCATGCGCTTCATGGGCGAGGATGCGATCGGCATCGGCGTGTCGATGAAGCAGGGTGGCGACATCCTCAAGCTCGGCAAGACCCTGGAAAGCGAATTCGCCAACCTGCAGAAGACCCTGCCGGCGGGCATGCAACTGCGCAAGGTCGCCGATCAGCCGGCGGCGGTGGAAGAGTCGGTCGGCGAGTTCGTCCGCGTGTTGGCCGAGGCGGTGGCGATCGTGCTGCTGGTGAGTTTCTTCTCGCTGGGTCTGCGCACGGGTCTGGTGGTCGCGCTTTCGATTCCGCTGGTGCTGGCGATGACCTTCGCGGTGATGGACTTCTTCGGCGTCGGCCTGCACAAGATTTCGCTGGGCGCGCTGGTGCTGGCGTTGGGCCTGCTGGTGGACGACGCGATCATCGCCGTGGAGATGATGGCGATCAAGATGGAACAGGGCTTCGACCGCCTGCGCGCGGCCGCCTTCGCCTGGGACAGCACCGCCTTCCCGATGCTCACCGGCACCTTGATCACCGCCGCCGGTTTCCTGCCGATCGCGACCGCGGCGTCGGGCACCGGCGAATACACGCGGTCCTTGTTCCAGGTGGTGACCATCGCCTTGTGCGTGTCGTGGATCGCGGCGGTGGCGTTCATTCCTTTCCTCGGCGACAAGCTGCTGCCCGATCACGGCCATGCCGCCGCGCCCAGGCCCGGATCGCTGGCCGCGCGCTGGCACGATGCGCGCAGCGATCTCGCCAGGCGCATCCCGCTGCTGTCGAGCGTGATCGCGCCGAAGGAGCCGGTGGACCATGCCCACGATCCGTACGAATCCAAGTTCTATGTACGTTTCCGCCGCTGGGTGACCTGGTGCGTGCGCCGGCGCTGGCTGGTGATCGGCATTACCATCGCCGCCTTCATCGGCTCGATCGTCCTGTTCCGCTTCGTGCCGCAGCAGTTCTTCCCCGATTCGGTGCGTCCGGAGCTGATGGTCGATATGGAACTGGCCGAAGGCTCGTCGTTGCGTCAGACCACCGAACAGGCCCAGCGCCTGGAAGCCCTGCTCAAGACGCGCAAGGACCTGGCCAATTACGTGGCCTATGTCGGCACCGGTTCGCCGCGCTTCTATCTGCCGCTGGATCAGCAACTGCCGGCGGCCAACTTCGCCCAGTTCGTGCTGATGCCCAAGGACTTGCAGGCGCGCGAAGCGCTGCGCAGCTGGATCATCAAGGACGTGGTGCCGCGTTTCCCCGAGCTGCAGCTGCGCGTGACGCGCCTGGAGAACGGCCCGCCGGTCGGTTATCCGGTGCAGTTCCGCGTCTCGGGCGAGCACATCGACGAGGTGCGCAAGATCGCCTACAAGGTACGCGAGCAGATCCGCGCCAATGAGCACGTGGCCAACGTCAACCTGGACTGGGACGAGCCGAGCAAGATCGTGCGGCTGCAGGTCGATCAGGAACGCGCGCGCGCGCTGGGCATCAGCTCGGCGCAGTTGTCGCAGTTCCTGTCCAGCTCGCTGTCGGGCTCGCACATCAGCACCTATCGCGAAAGCAACGAGCTGATCGAAATGCTGTTGCGCGGCCCGCAAGAGGAGCGTTTGCAACTGGATATGCTCGGCAATCTGGCAGTGCCGACCAGCAACGGGCGCAGCGTGCCGCTGACCCAGATCGCGACCCTGGAGTACGGTTTCGAGGAAGGCATCATCTGGCATCGCGACCGCCTGCCGACCATCACCGTGCGCGCGGACATCTACGACGGCACCCAGCCGGCGTCGGTGATGGCGCAGATTTCGCCGACCCTCGACGGCCTGCGTTCGCAGCTGCCTTACGGCTATTCGATCGAAGTCGGCGGCAGCGTCGAGGACTCCGCGCGCGGGCAGAAGTCGATCAACGCCGGCGTGCCGCTGTTCCTGTTCGCGGTGTTCACCTTGCTGATGCTGCAGCTGCGCAGTTTCTCGCGCAGCTTCATGGTGCTGCTGACCGCGCCGCTGGGCCTGATCGGCGTGACTTTGTTCCTGCTGATATTCCGCGTGCCGTTCGGCTTCGTCGCCATGCTGGGCACCATCGCGCTGGCGGGCATGATCATGCGCAACTCGGTGATCCTGGTCGATCAGATCGAGCAGGATCGCGGCGAAGGACACGAGCCGTGGAAGGCGATCGTCGATGCGACGGTGCGGCGATTCCGCCCGATCGTGCTGACCGCGCTGGCGGCGATCCTGGCGATGATTCCGCTGTCGCGCAGCGCGTTCTTCGGGCCGATGGCGGTGGCGATCATGGGCGGGTTGCTGGTGGCGACGGCGCTGACCTTGCTGTTCCTGCCGGCGTTGTATGCGGCCTGGTTCAAGGTCAAGGTGCCGGACGACGGCGAGCAGGCGGCCGCGCCCGCGCCGGCCGCTTGA
- the glpK gene encoding glycerol kinase GlpK gives MDKSYILAIDQGTTSSRAMLFDRDGAVVGVAQREFEQIFPRPGWVEHDPREILASVQTTAIEVMTKAQISASQIAGIGITNQRETTVVWDRHTGQAIHNAIVWQSRQTAAICDQLKADGYEPMVRERTGLLIDAYFSGTKVKWILDNVEGAREKAERGDLLFGTIDTWLIWNLSEDKTHVTDYSNASRTLMYDIHKRQWCPELLEMLGVPASMLPEVRSSSEVYAHTGARHFFNNSVPICGVAGDQQAALFGQACFEAGMAKNTYGTGCFLLMNTGEKAVRSDNGLLTTIAWGIDGKVEYALEGSIFVAGSAVQWLRDGLRMLGKAGDSQAYAERARSTEGVYFVPAFVGLGAPYWRSDVRGAMFGLTRGTSKEHFIRAVLESLAYQTRDVLSAMQADSGIELKALRADGGAIANDFTAQFQADILNVPLNRPRVNETTALGAAYLAGLAVGFWESREQIARQWQVERSFQPQMLEAEREKLYAGWKRAIEATLAFSVEHA, from the coding sequence ATGGACAAGTCCTACATCCTCGCCATCGACCAAGGCACCACCAGCTCGCGGGCGATGCTGTTCGATCGCGACGGCGCGGTAGTCGGCGTGGCGCAGCGCGAGTTCGAACAGATCTTCCCGCGTCCGGGCTGGGTCGAACACGATCCGCGCGAGATCCTCGCCAGCGTGCAGACCACCGCCATCGAGGTGATGACCAAGGCCCAGATCAGCGCCTCGCAGATCGCCGGGATCGGCATCACCAACCAGCGCGAAACCACGGTGGTGTGGGATCGCCACACCGGCCAGGCGATCCACAACGCCATCGTCTGGCAATCGCGCCAGACCGCGGCGATCTGCGATCAGCTAAAGGCCGATGGCTATGAACCGATGGTGCGCGAGCGCACCGGCCTGTTGATCGACGCGTATTTCTCCGGGACCAAGGTCAAGTGGATTCTGGACAACGTCGAAGGCGCGCGCGAAAAGGCCGAGCGCGGCGATCTGCTGTTCGGCACCATCGACACCTGGTTGATCTGGAACCTGTCCGAAGACAAGACCCACGTCACCGACTACAGCAACGCCTCGCGCACGCTGATGTACGACATCCACAAACGCCAGTGGTGCCCGGAATTGCTGGAGATGCTCGGCGTGCCGGCGTCGATGCTGCCGGAAGTGCGTTCCAGCAGCGAGGTCTATGCGCACACCGGTGCGCGCCACTTCTTCAATAACTCGGTGCCGATCTGCGGCGTCGCCGGCGATCAGCAGGCGGCGCTGTTCGGCCAGGCCTGTTTCGAAGCCGGCATGGCCAAGAACACCTACGGCACCGGCTGTTTCCTGCTGATGAACACCGGCGAGAAAGCGGTGCGTTCCGACAACGGTCTGCTGACCACCATCGCCTGGGGCATCGACGGCAAGGTCGAATACGCCCTGGAAGGCAGCATCTTCGTCGCAGGCTCGGCGGTGCAGTGGCTGCGCGACGGCTTGCGCATGCTCGGCAAGGCCGGCGATTCGCAGGCCTATGCCGAACGCGCGCGTTCGACCGAGGGTGTGTACTTCGTCCCGGCCTTCGTCGGACTGGGCGCGCCGTACTGGCGCAGCGACGTGCGCGGGGCGATGTTCGGGCTGACCCGCGGGACCAGCAAGGAGCATTTCATCCGCGCGGTGCTGGAATCGCTGGCGTATCAGACCCGCGACGTGCTCAGCGCTATGCAGGCCGATTCCGGGATCGAGCTCAAGGCCCTGCGCGCCGATGGCGGCGCGATCGCGAACGATTTCACCGCGCAGTTCCAGGCCGATATTCTCAACGTGCCGCTCAACCGTCCGCGGGTGAACGAGACCACCGCGCTGGGCGCGGCGTATCTGGCCGGATTGGCGGTCGGCTTCTGGGAAAGCCGCGAGCAGATCGCGCGGCAGTGGCAGGTCGAGCGCAGCTTTCAGCCGCAGATGCTCGAAGCCGAGCGCGAGAAGTTGTATGCCGGGTGGAAGCGGGCGATCGAAGCGACCTTGGCGTTCAGTGTCGAGCACGCCTGA
- the leuD gene encoding 3-isopropylmalate dehydratase small subunit has product MSASVNPPANTEGFVELVSRTVVLRERNIDTDQIIPARFLTTTQRKGLGRFAFNDWRYLADGSLNPAFELNKPHNAGAAILVAGRNFGCGSSREHAPWALTDLGLRAVISSEIADIFRSNSLKNGLLPIVVAQELLDELLEQPGIELRVDVRTRTLHLPDGRGVQFPLDAFAQTCLIEGVDQLGYLLRQIDAIHQFEQRRDAAVHSQQEQHHAR; this is encoded by the coding sequence ATGTCCGCTTCCGTCAATCCGCCTGCCAACACGGAAGGCTTCGTCGAACTGGTATCGCGCACTGTGGTCCTGCGCGAACGCAACATCGACACCGACCAGATCATTCCCGCGCGTTTCCTCACCACCACGCAGCGCAAGGGCCTGGGGCGTTTCGCCTTCAACGACTGGCGTTATCTCGCCGACGGCTCGCTCAATCCGGCCTTCGAACTCAACAAGCCGCACAACGCCGGCGCGGCGATCCTGGTCGCCGGGCGCAATTTCGGTTGCGGCTCCTCGCGCGAACACGCGCCGTGGGCCCTGACCGACCTGGGCCTGCGCGCGGTGATCAGCAGCGAGATCGCGGACATCTTCCGCAGCAACTCGCTCAAGAACGGCCTGCTGCCGATCGTGGTCGCGCAGGAGCTGCTGGACGAACTGCTGGAGCAACCCGGCATCGAGCTGCGCGTGGACGTGCGCACCCGCACTCTGCACTTGCCCGACGGGCGCGGCGTGCAGTTCCCGCTCGACGCCTTCGCCCAGACCTGCCTGATCGAAGGCGTCGATCAGCTGGGTTATCTGCTGCGCCAGATCGACGCCATCCACCAATTCGAACAACGCCGCGACGCGGCGGTTCACAGTCAACAGGAGCAACACCATGCGCGCTGA
- a CDS encoding MIP/aquaporin family protein, with protein sequence MATPMSQYLSEFIATGMLILLGNGVVAGALLNKSKAQGAGWGVITAAWGLAVLIGIYIAGPTSGAIMNPALTIALAAIGKLSWAVVPGFVLAQIAGAFAGATLVWLAYLAHWRVSDDPALKLAIFCTAPAIRDTKANVLTEVIGTFALTFGALAIGANTLAPGMGPLGVGLLVVVVGMSLGGPTGYAINPARDLGPRIAHALLPIAGKGGSDWAYAWVPVVAPIVGALIGAFAFQAAYG encoded by the coding sequence ATGGCCACACCGATGTCGCAATACCTCAGCGAGTTCATCGCCACCGGCATGCTGATCCTGCTCGGCAACGGCGTGGTCGCCGGTGCGCTGCTCAACAAATCCAAGGCCCAGGGCGCCGGCTGGGGCGTGATCACCGCGGCCTGGGGCCTGGCGGTGTTGATCGGCATCTACATCGCCGGCCCGACCAGCGGCGCGATCATGAATCCCGCGCTGACCATCGCGCTGGCCGCGATCGGCAAACTGTCGTGGGCCGTGGTGCCCGGCTTCGTGCTGGCGCAGATCGCCGGCGCCTTCGCCGGCGCGACCCTGGTGTGGCTGGCGTACCTGGCGCACTGGCGGGTCAGCGACGATCCCGCGCTCAAGCTGGCGATCTTCTGCACCGCCCCGGCGATCCGCGACACCAAGGCCAACGTGTTGACCGAAGTCATCGGCACCTTCGCCCTGACCTTCGGCGCATTGGCCATCGGCGCCAACACGCTCGCGCCCGGCATGGGTCCGCTCGGCGTCGGCCTGCTGGTCGTCGTGGTCGGCATGTCGCTCGGCGGCCCGACCGGCTACGCGATCAATCCCGCGCGCGACCTGGGCCCGCGCATCGCCCACGCGCTGCTGCCGATCGCCGGCAAGGGCGGTTCGGACTGGGCCTATGCGTGGGTGCCTGTCGTCGCGCCGATCGTCGGCGCTCTGATCGGCGCCTTCGCTTTCCAGGCGGCATACGGCTAG
- a CDS encoding sialate O-acetylesterase, with translation MNIPSRRIHIACALALAWVASPASAAEVAIVNPSFEQDSFAGEFTVTNAVGGWRALGEGGQRGLLAPDAPGTQTFYSGATPGFDGKNIEFHWNGQSGIEQVLTERLQANTRYTLTVASGTRNGGGGKFGSYDIRLTTETGKPVVSWSGASRNLAASGTFADSSRSFETGPDPAGLGERLRIQLRGSSLADTYADLDNVRLTATAVAARPASTPIDVFIVSGQSNSHGWGANSAQLSQANRHYADAPDPRALLGYRQHLLGDALASVGSMAQLDTQGSGFKENFDGFGPELSLGSDYAVGGDKPVAIIKYSVSLAGLAHNFVKTGAIGAPLYPTLIQQIQAMLAELRSQGYAPTLRAMFWLQGESDVVFGTAASYGVNLGRFIADVRADVNAPQLQFYATQINPNMPAFADPAMRTGMQQVNAGMVQAATADPQRVFYVRTDDISAGFADGTHYSADQTIDIGRRWAARYLSGQ, from the coding sequence ATGAACATACCGTCGCGACGCATCCACATAGCCTGCGCCCTGGCCTTGGCCTGGGTCGCTTCGCCCGCGTCCGCCGCCGAGGTTGCCATCGTCAACCCCAGCTTCGAGCAGGACAGCTTCGCAGGCGAATTCACGGTCACCAACGCCGTCGGCGGATGGCGGGCGCTCGGCGAAGGCGGGCAGCGCGGCCTGCTGGCGCCGGATGCGCCGGGGACACAGACCTTCTATTCCGGCGCGACGCCGGGTTTCGACGGAAAGAACATCGAGTTCCACTGGAATGGCCAGAGCGGCATCGAACAGGTATTGACCGAACGTTTGCAGGCCAATACCCGATATACGCTGACCGTCGCCAGCGGTACGCGCAACGGCGGCGGTGGCAAGTTCGGAAGCTACGACATCCGGTTGACGACCGAGACTGGCAAGCCGGTGGTCAGTTGGTCGGGCGCGAGCCGCAATCTCGCCGCGTCGGGCACCTTCGCCGATAGCAGTCGAAGCTTCGAAACCGGCCCTGATCCGGCGGGGCTGGGCGAGCGTCTGCGCATTCAATTACGTGGAAGCTCGCTGGCCGACACCTATGCCGATCTGGACAACGTGCGATTGACGGCGACGGCGGTAGCGGCCCGCCCGGCGTCCACGCCAATCGACGTGTTCATCGTGTCGGGGCAGTCCAATTCCCATGGTTGGGGCGCGAATTCGGCGCAACTGAGCCAGGCCAATCGCCACTATGCCGACGCCCCGGACCCGCGCGCCCTGCTGGGCTATCGGCAACACCTGCTGGGCGATGCGCTGGCCAGCGTCGGCTCGATGGCGCAACTGGACACGCAAGGCTCGGGTTTCAAGGAGAACTTCGACGGTTTCGGGCCGGAGCTTTCGCTGGGCAGCGATTACGCGGTGGGCGGTGACAAACCGGTCGCGATCATCAAGTACTCGGTCAGCTTGGCGGGGTTGGCGCATAACTTCGTGAAAACCGGGGCTATCGGCGCACCGCTGTATCCGACGCTGATCCAGCAGATCCAGGCGATGCTCGCCGAACTGCGCAGCCAGGGTTACGCGCCCACGCTGCGGGCGATGTTCTGGCTGCAGGGAGAAAGCGATGTGGTGTTCGGAACGGCGGCGAGCTACGGCGTAAACCTGGGCCGGTTCATCGCCGACGTCCGCGCCGATGTGAATGCACCACAGTTGCAGTTCTATGCGACCCAGATCAATCCCAATATGCCGGCATTCGCCGATCCCGCCATGCGGACCGGGATGCAGCAGGTCAACGCCGGCATGGTGCAGGCGGCCACCGCCGATCCGCAACGCGTGTTCTACGTTCGCACGGACGATATCAGCGCGGGCTTCGCCGACGGCACCCACTACAGCGCGGATCAGACCATCGATATCGGTCGCAGGTGGGCCGCGCGCTACCTGTCCGGCCAGTGA
- the leuB gene encoding 3-isopropylmalate dehydrogenase, with the protein MRADIVVLKGDGIGPEVTHAAVEVLRAVARRYGHQFTLHEHLIGGAAIDATGEPLPAATLEACQRADAVLLGAVGGPKWSDPKAKVRPEQGLLALRKGLGLYANLRPVQPHAATLGASPIKPHLLSGVDMIVVRELTGGIYFGQKQRSETSASDLCEYSVAEIERVVRRACELARGRRHHVVSVDKANVLETSRLWREVATRVAREEFPDVTLEHQLVDSMAMHLIAKPRAFDVIVTENMFGDILTDEASMLAGSLGLLPSASLGEGKVGLYEPIHGSAPDIAGRGIANPCGTILSAALLLRYSLGLNAEAECIEQAVSAVLDAGVLTADLAPAGEAATTAAVTAAVLAQLELPCQVAELRD; encoded by the coding sequence ATGCGCGCTGACATCGTCGTGCTGAAAGGCGACGGCATCGGTCCGGAAGTCACCCACGCCGCGGTCGAAGTGCTGCGCGCGGTCGCCCGCCGTTACGGTCATCAATTCACCCTGCACGAGCATCTGATCGGCGGCGCCGCGATCGACGCCACCGGCGAGCCGCTGCCGGCGGCGACGCTGGAAGCCTGCCAGCGCGCCGACGCGGTGCTGCTGGGCGCGGTCGGCGGGCCGAAGTGGTCCGATCCCAAGGCCAAGGTCCGCCCCGAACAAGGCCTGCTGGCCCTGCGCAAGGGGCTGGGCCTGTACGCCAACCTGCGTCCGGTGCAGCCGCACGCGGCGACCCTGGGCGCGTCGCCGATCAAGCCGCATCTGCTGTCGGGCGTGGACATGATCGTGGTGCGCGAGCTCACCGGCGGCATCTACTTCGGCCAGAAGCAGCGCAGCGAAACCAGCGCCAGCGATCTGTGCGAGTACAGCGTGGCCGAGATCGAGCGCGTGGTGCGTCGCGCCTGCGAACTCGCGCGCGGCCGTCGCCACCATGTGGTTTCGGTGGACAAGGCCAATGTGCTGGAGACCTCGCGGCTGTGGCGCGAAGTCGCCACGCGGGTGGCGCGCGAGGAATTCCCCGACGTGACCTTGGAGCATCAGCTGGTCGATTCGATGGCCATGCACCTGATCGCCAAGCCGCGCGCGTTCGATGTGATCGTCACCGAGAACATGTTCGGCGACATCCTCACCGACGAGGCCTCGATGCTGGCCGGCTCGCTGGGCCTGCTGCCGTCGGCCTCGCTCGGCGAAGGCAAGGTCGGCCTGTACGAACCCATTCACGGCTCCGCGCCCGACATCGCCGGCCGCGGCATCGCCAATCCGTGCGGCACCATCCTGAGCGCGGCGCTGCTGCTGCGTTACTCGCTGGGCTTGAATGCGGAAGCCGAGTGCATCGAACAGGCCGTGTCCGCGGTCCTGGACGCCGGCGTGCTCACCGCCGACCTGGCCCCGGCCGGCGAAGCGGCGACGACGGCGGCGGTGACCGCGGCGGTGCTGGCCCAGTTGGAGTTGCCTTGCCAGGTAGCGGAGTTGCGGGACTGA